A single Dunckerocampus dactyliophorus isolate RoL2022-P2 chromosome 2, RoL_Ddac_1.1, whole genome shotgun sequence DNA region contains:
- the LOC129176943 gene encoding C-reactive protein-like: MSVAILAVFVFGAFALATSADTQVGLGGKVLVFPYETDFSYVTLMPLKEMALKAFTLCLRVATELPEERQIILFAYRTADYDELNVWREKDGRISFYMSGDGAFFHLPPLGTFRTSLCLTWESVAGLTAFWVDGKRSTYQVYKPGHSIRPKGTVLLGQDPDKHLGGLEALQSFVGELTDVNMWDFVLSRSMIRAWHYGHKFPEGNIFHWATLEYELNGNVMVVDDD; encoded by the exons ATG AGTGTCGCTATTCtagctgtgtttgtgtttggcgCCTTTGCGTTGGCAACATCGGCAGACACGCAAG TGGGTCTGGGCGGCAAAGTCCTGGTCTTCCCTTATGAGACCGATTTCAGCTACGTGACGCTGATGCCGCTCAAGGAGATGGCTCTTAAGGCCTTCACCCTGTGCTTACGCGTGGCCACAGAGCTGCCCGAAGAACGCCAGATCATCCTGTTTGCATACCGCACGGCTGACTACGACGAGCTCAATGTGTGGCGAGAGAAGGACGGACGCATTTCCTTTTACATGAGCGGTGACGGCGCTTTCTTCCACCTCCCTCCGCTGGGAACGTTCCGTACGAGCCTGTGCCTGACATGGGAGTCTGTCGCCGGACTCACTGCTTTTTGGGTGGACGGGAAGCGCAGCACGTATCAGGTCTACAAACCCGGACACAGCATCCGTCCCAAAGGCACCGTCCTCCTGGGCCAGGACCCTGACAAACACCTGGGGGGCTTGGAGGCCCTGCAGAGTTTCGTGGGGGAGCTGACTGATGTGAATATGTGGGACTTTGTCCTCTCCAGGAGCATGATCCGGGCCTGGCATTACGGACACAAGTTCCCTGAAGGCAACATTTTTCACTGGGCCACTCTTGAGTATGAGCTTAACGGAAATGTAATGGTGGTGGATGATGACTGA
- the stub1 gene encoding E3 ubiquitin-protein ligase CHIP, with product MAGSPEKSSTAQELKEQGNRLFLCRKYQEAATCYSKAINRNPSVAVYYTNRALCHVKLQQHDKALADCKHALELDSQSVKAHFFLGQCHLELENYDEAIGNLQKAYNLAKEQRLNFGDDIPSALRIAKKKRWNSIEEKRINQENELHAYLSKLILAEKERELEDYKEKQDDDQNGGDAAKIASKHDKYLMDMDELFSQVDEKRKKREIPDYLCGKISFELMREPCITPSGITYDRKDIEEHLQRVGHFDPVTRSPLTQDQLIPNLAMKEVIDAFIQENGWVEDY from the exons ATGGCCGGCAGCCCGGAGAAGAGTTCTACCGCGCAAGAGCTAAAGGAGCAGGGGAACCGCTTGTTCCTCTGCCGCAAGTACCAGGAGGCTGCTACATGCTACAGCAAAGCTATA AACCGGAACCCGTCCGTGGCAGTGTACTACACCAACAGAGCTCTCTGCCATGTGAAGCTGCAGCAGCATGACAAGGCTCTGGCAGACTGTAAGCATGCCCTGGAGCTGGACAGCCAGTCGGTCAAGGCCCACTTCTTCCTTGGTCAGTGTCACCTGGAGCTGGAGAACTACGACGAGGCCATCGGGAACCTGCAGAAAG CTTACAATTTGGCAAAAGAACAGAGGCTGAACTTCGGAGACGACATCCCCAGCGCCTTACGTATTGCTAAGAAGAAGCGTTGGAACAGCATTGAGGAGAAGCGCATCAACCAGGAGAATGAGTTGCACGCCTACCTAAGCAAACTCATACTGGCTGAGAAGGAGCG AGAACTTGAAGACTACAAGGAAAAGCAGGACGACGATCAAAACGGAGGCGATGCGGCCAAGATTGCATCCAAACAC GACAAGTACCTAATGGACATGGATGAGCTCTTCTCTCAAGTGGACGAGAAAAGAAAA AAACGTGAGATCCCAGATTATCTCTGTGGAAAGATCAGCTTTGAACTGATGAGGGAGCCGTGCATCACACCTAGCGGGATCACCTACGACCGCAAGGACATCGAGGAGCACCTACAG CGAGTGGGGCATTTTGACCCGGTCACTCGAAGCCCCCTGACCCAGGACCAGCTGATCCCCAACCTGGCCATGAAGGAAGTGATCGATGCCTTTATCCAGGAGAACGGTTGGGTGGAGGACTACTAG